In Methanobacterium spitsbergense, the following proteins share a genomic window:
- a CDS encoding HNH endonuclease, with amino-acid sequence MSNEKKMFEMTKELKNILHGIEETSGAPKELLNMYGTEWVIACINYILYINKDRTETMQNLHRIYHKHADFERKVRKRWDMGLYEPFTQRDPIPPAIRHEVFKRDNYRCLECGKTNKETTLHLDHIRPVTQGGSDELDNLQTLCETCNIAKSNRAWKGGNNES; translated from the coding sequence ATGTCAAATGAAAAAAAAATGTTTGAAATGACCAAAGAATTAAAAAACATTTTACATGGCATTGAAGAAACCTCTGGTGCTCCTAAGGAACTATTGAACATGTATGGAACTGAATGGGTAATTGCATGTATAAATTATATTTTGTATATCAATAAAGATAGAACTGAAACCATGCAGAATCTGCATAGAATATATCATAAACATGCTGATTTTGAAAGGAAAGTAAGAAAAAGATGGGATATGGGTCTGTATGAACCATTTACTCAAAGAGATCCTATACCTCCGGCAATTAGACATGAAGTTTTTAAAAGAGATAATTATAGATGTCTTGAATGTGGAAAAACCAATAAAGAAACAACTTTACATTTAGATCATATTCGTCCAGTTACTCAGGGAGGATCTGATGAATTAGATAATCTTCAAACTTTATGTGAAACCTGTAATATTGCAAAATCTAATAGAGCATGGAAGGGAGGTAATAATGAAAGTTAA
- a CDS encoding nucleoside 2-deoxyribosyltransferase, which translates to MKIYLASSWKNHKMVRDIAEYLRTEGHEVDDFTDDSQGRFVFSYKEITEDDQKLNAKNFMQDKRAQQAFKEDKSRIDWADTLICVLPCGLSAHMELGYAAGKGKKVIIYAPDGFAPGEWEVMYGFAEGMTESLKEIYKILGD; encoded by the coding sequence ATGAAAATTTATCTTGCTTCAAGCTGGAAAAATCATAAGATGGTTCGAGATATTGCAGAATATTTAAGAACTGAAGGCCATGAAGTTGATGATTTCACAGACGATTCACAAGGAAGGTTTGTTTTTAGTTATAAAGAAATCACAGAAGATGATCAGAAATTAAATGCAAAAAATTTCATGCAAGATAAAAGAGCCCAACAGGCATTTAAAGAAGATAAATCTAGAATTGATTGGGCAGATACTCTTATATGTGTATTGCCTTGTGGATTGTCTGCACATATGGAACTTGGATATGCTGCAGGTAAAGGTAAGAAAGTAATTATTTATGCACCAGATGGTTTTGCACCTGGTGAATGGGAAGTGATGTATGGATTTGCAGAAGGCATGACAGAATCCTTAAAGGAAATATATAAAATTTTAGGTGATTAG